One Acidimicrobiales bacterium genomic region harbors:
- the alaS gene encoding alanine--tRNA ligase, producing MEARKLRASFTDFFSQRGHTVAPSASLIPHDPTLLFTVAGMVPFKPYFLGTETPPYRRATTVQKCVRAGGKHNDLDEIGRTRRHLTFFEMLGNFSFGDYFKADAIPWAWEFSTEVLGFDVDRLWVTVHLSDDEAAEIWIDEVGLAPQRLQRLDEDNYWRMADTGPNGPSSEIFYDKGPAFGHDGGPAEGGHERFLEFWNLVFMQFDARPDGTQEPLPAPSIDTGAGLERILTLVQGVDSVFEIDEMARLVDKAAELSGTPLGRADESDVSLRILAEHARTMTFLIADGVVPSNEERGYVLRRIMRRAIRHAYLLGVEDPVTPALVDEVIDVMGSDYPDIADRHELVRGIVEREEVRFRETLRTGSTLLDESLDAVAEGGTLPGQVAFTLHDTYGFPLEVTEEVARERGLSVDRDAFDTAMSEQRRRARADHDAKTAAGGDVSDYQAILADNGETDFVGRATDTVADARVLAVTADGIVLDRTPFYAESGGQVGDTGTITDGDVTVAVTDCTFVVAGLHLHHTDGPAAGVAVGDTVTASIDTGRRAAIRRNHTATHILHWALREVLGDHVKQQGSEVGPRRLRFDFSHFEAVTPAEIARIEDLSNDEILTNGRVRHFETTMEEATALGAIAFFGDKYGDVVRVLEAGGHSVELCGGTHVGALGDIGPVKIVSEGSIGSNIRRIEAVTGTAPIDLLRADEARIAAAADHLGVPPDDLVAGAQKRAAELKALRDELKVLRRQAAVGRAGELADAAVDGVVVARVDDIDRDGLRDLAVAVRDREGVRAVVLGAAPDGGGVALVAAVLADSGLHASDLLSDAAKAVKGGGGKSPELAVAGGKDPEALDEALDLVRRAAGVA from the coding sequence ATGGAGGCCCGGAAGCTCCGCGCGTCGTTCACCGACTTCTTCTCGCAGAGAGGTCACACGGTCGCGCCCTCGGCGAGCCTCATACCCCACGACCCGACTCTGTTGTTCACGGTGGCGGGCATGGTGCCGTTCAAGCCGTACTTCCTCGGCACCGAGACGCCGCCCTACCGCCGCGCGACGACGGTGCAGAAGTGCGTGCGCGCCGGTGGCAAGCACAACGACCTCGATGAGATCGGGCGCACCCGTCGCCACCTGACTTTCTTCGAGATGCTCGGGAACTTCAGCTTCGGGGACTACTTCAAGGCCGATGCCATCCCGTGGGCGTGGGAGTTCTCCACCGAGGTGCTCGGCTTCGACGTGGACCGGCTGTGGGTGACGGTGCACCTCTCCGACGACGAGGCGGCCGAGATCTGGATCGACGAGGTCGGGCTTGCCCCGCAGAGACTCCAGCGCCTCGACGAGGACAACTACTGGCGGATGGCCGACACCGGACCCAACGGCCCCTCGTCGGAGATCTTCTACGACAAGGGCCCGGCGTTCGGTCACGACGGCGGCCCAGCCGAGGGTGGACACGAGCGTTTCCTCGAGTTCTGGAACCTGGTCTTCATGCAGTTCGACGCCCGCCCCGACGGGACCCAGGAGCCGCTGCCTGCGCCGTCGATCGACACCGGCGCGGGCCTCGAGCGCATCCTCACCCTGGTCCAGGGCGTGGACTCCGTCTTCGAGATCGACGAGATGGCCCGTCTGGTGGACAAGGCGGCCGAGCTGAGCGGTACGCCGCTCGGCCGTGCCGACGAGTCCGACGTCTCCCTGCGGATCCTGGCCGAGCACGCCCGCACGATGACGTTCCTCATCGCCGACGGTGTCGTGCCGTCCAACGAGGAGCGGGGCTACGTGCTGCGACGCATCATGCGCCGGGCGATCCGCCACGCATACCTGCTCGGCGTCGAGGACCCGGTCACGCCGGCCCTCGTCGACGAGGTGATCGACGTGATGGGGTCGGACTACCCCGACATCGCGGACCGCCACGAGCTCGTACGGGGGATCGTCGAGCGCGAGGAGGTCCGGTTCCGCGAGACGCTGCGGACCGGGTCCACGCTCCTCGACGAGTCTCTCGACGCCGTCGCCGAGGGAGGGACACTTCCCGGCCAGGTCGCCTTCACCCTCCACGACACGTACGGGTTCCCCCTGGAGGTCACCGAGGAGGTGGCCCGTGAGCGAGGCCTGTCGGTCGACCGGGACGCGTTCGACACGGCCATGTCCGAACAGCGGCGTCGGGCCCGGGCCGATCACGACGCCAAGACCGCTGCAGGGGGAGACGTCTCCGATTATCAGGCCATTCTCGCCGACAACGGTGAGACGGACTTCGTCGGGCGCGCCACCGACACCGTCGCCGACGCACGCGTCCTCGCCGTGACCGCGGACGGGATCGTCTTGGACCGCACGCCCTTCTACGCCGAGTCCGGTGGCCAGGTGGGCGACACGGGGACGATCACCGACGGCGATGTCACCGTGGCTGTCACGGACTGCACCTTCGTTGTGGCGGGTCTGCACCTGCATCACACCGACGGGCCCGCTGCGGGCGTCGCCGTAGGGGACACGGTCACAGCGTCCATCGACACGGGGCGGCGCGCCGCAATCCGGCGCAATCACACCGCCACCCACATCCTGCACTGGGCCCTGCGCGAGGTACTGGGTGACCACGTCAAGCAGCAGGGCTCGGAGGTCGGGCCCCGTCGCCTCCGCTTCGACTTCTCCCACTTCGAGGCGGTGACCCCCGCCGAGATCGCCCGCATCGAGGACCTGTCGAACGACGAGATCCTCACGAACGGCCGCGTCCGCCACTTCGAGACGACGATGGAGGAGGCGACGGCACTCGGGGCGATTGCCTTCTTCGGTGACAAGTACGGCGATGTGGTGAGGGTCCTCGAGGCCGGCGGCCACTCCGTGGAGCTGTGCGGTGGCACCCATGTCGGCGCGCTCGGTGACATCGGGCCCGTCAAGATTGTCTCCGAGGGTTCCATCGGGTCCAACATCCGACGGATAGAGGCGGTGACCGGCACGGCGCCAATCGATCTGTTGCGCGCGGACGAGGCACGCATCGCCGCCGCGGCCGACCATCTCGGTGTGCCCCCCGATGACCTCGTGGCCGGTGCCCAGAAACGGGCTGCTGAACTGAAGGCCCTGCGGGACGAACTCAAGGTCCTGCGCCGCCAGGCCGCCGTCGGGCGGGCCGGAGAGCTCGCCGACGCAGCCGTGGACGGTGTCGTGGTCGCGCGGGTGGACGACATCGACCGCGACGGCCTGCGTGACCTGGCGGTCGCCGTGCGGGATCGTGAGGGTGTGCGCGCGGTGGTACTCGGCGCCGCTCCCGACGGTGGTGGGGTGGCGCTCGTGGCGGCGGTCCTCGCAGACAGCGGCCTGCACGCCAGTGACCTGTTGAGCGACGCCGCGAAGGCGGTGAAGGGCGGTGGTGGCAAGAGCCCCGAGTTGGCTGTCGCCGGTGGCAAGGACCCCGAAGCGCTCGACGAGGCGCTCGACCTGGTCCGCCGCGCCGCCGGGGTGGCGTGA
- the ruvX gene encoding Holliday junction resolvase RuvX produces the protein MRVLGLDLGTVRIGVAVSDPIGIIASPHSVIRRGGDHGVDHDAIAALVSELEVGRVVVGLPLSMDGSLGPAATAALDEIDELGDRLAVPVEPYDERLTTVSAERSLREGGVRGRSRRDVIDKVAAAVILQSWLDGRPSPAPDA, from the coding sequence GTGAGGGTCCTCGGCCTGGACCTGGGCACCGTGCGGATCGGCGTCGCCGTGAGCGACCCGATCGGCATCATCGCCTCGCCCCACTCGGTGATCCGGCGTGGCGGGGACCACGGGGTCGACCACGATGCCATCGCGGCGCTCGTCTCCGAGCTCGAGGTCGGCCGGGTGGTGGTGGGCCTGCCACTGTCGATGGACGGGTCGCTCGGCCCGGCTGCCACGGCCGCGCTCGACGAGATCGACGAGCTGGGTGACCGTCTCGCGGTACCCGTCGAGCCCTACGATGAGCGTCTGACCACGGTGTCCGCCGAGCGTTCGCTGCGTGAGGGGGGTGTCCGTGGCCGATCACGGCGTGACGTGATCGACAAGGTCGCCGCAGCCGTGATCCTGCAGTCGTGGCTCGACGGCCGACCCTCCCCGGCTCCCGACGCCTGA